From the genome of Clostridium sp. BNL1100, one region includes:
- a CDS encoding DUF1648 domain-containing protein, translating into MKKKTIIGTVICILTMVIFLVFYKQLPADVPIHFDSKGNVNSSWPKEAVVFGIPLAFAVLNVFVSFALQKKGEKRDFMYYILPAASVVTTIIVLVLALK; encoded by the coding sequence ATGAAAAAAAAGACAATTATTGGTACAGTGATATGTATTTTAACAATGGTGATTTTTCTTGTATTTTATAAACAATTACCGGCAGATGTACCGATACACTTTGATAGTAAGGGAAACGTAAATTCTTCTTGGCCTAAAGAGGCAGTAGTATTTGGAATACCACTTGCTTTTGCAGTTCTAAACGTTTTTGTAAGTTTTGCTTTACAAAAAAAAGGAGAAAAACGAGACTTTATGTATTACATATTACCAGCAGCATCAGTAGTAACAACAATTATTGTTTTAGTTTTGGCTTTAAAGTAA